A genomic segment from Amygdalobacter nucleatus encodes:
- a CDS encoding DUF1934 domain-containing protein, translating into MTDKRRKANSDNEQALTERKNRQLQAALAKAKLDIEEHIAAKQQAAYLLHVLRKDDLAGEVPTKTLKAGKEQQEVALAKQVKSLAEQYQQFVKQTGAKKQSHGRLKQLDMHPVLSNEYLHKRQHANHSLGSEGLYHAFMQDKQAINSSLNQALASYMFASSLDEPATIKPESGNESSNSKASQASKIEEGKRYTVRLYMLSKHSEELASLLSLDKQSGDRVCSQATWTKLSAKKYRLQWKELSDPSLYSQYTELTCDTETDSLAIIRAGEFSLKLDFKLGTILQSNYHTPYGDIPMITQTEQLDCDLSRPEAGYVHLVYFLSNDNQNGHYVSIDLKYTMTLSPLTKEDLKRLH; encoded by the coding sequence ATGACAGACAAAAGACGCAAAGCTAATAGCGACAACGAACAGGCTTTAACTGAGCGTAAGAATAGGCAATTACAAGCTGCATTGGCCAAAGCGAAGCTTGATATAGAGGAACATATTGCAGCTAAGCAACAGGCAGCTTATCTTTTGCATGTTTTGCGTAAGGATGATTTGGCTGGCGAAGTTCCAACTAAAACCCTGAAAGCAGGCAAAGAGCAGCAAGAAGTAGCCCTGGCTAAGCAGGTTAAGTCTTTGGCTGAGCAATATCAGCAGTTTGTTAAGCAAACAGGTGCTAAGAAGCAGAGCCACGGCCGCTTGAAGCAGCTTGATATGCATCCAGTTTTAAGCAATGAATATTTGCATAAGCGGCAGCATGCTAATCACAGCTTGGGAAGTGAGGGCTTATACCATGCTTTTATGCAGGATAAGCAGGCTATTAATAGTAGCTTGAACCAAGCTTTAGCTAGTTATATGTTTGCTTCATCGTTAGACGAGCCAGCTACAATTAAGCCTGAGTCAGGCAATGAAAGCAGCAACAGTAAAGCTAGCCAAGCAAGTAAAATTGAAGAAGGCAAAAGATACACCGTTCGTTTGTATATGCTATCCAAGCATAGCGAAGAGTTAGCTAGCTTATTAAGTTTAGATAAGCAGAGTGGAGATAGAGTTTGCAGCCAAGCAACCTGGACTAAACTCAGTGCTAAGAAATACAGGTTGCAGTGGAAAGAATTGAGCGATCCTAGTCTGTACAGCCAATATACAGAGCTAACTTGCGATACTGAGACAGATAGCTTAGCAATCATTAGGGCAGGCGAGTTTTCCTTGAAGTTAGACTTTAAGTTGGGCACTATTTTGCAGAGCAATTATCATACGCCATATGGTGATATTCCCATGATTACGCAGACAGAACAACTTGATTGCGATTTGAGTCGGCCAGAAGCAGGCTATGTGCATTTGGTTTATTTCTTGAGCAATGACAATCAAAATGGTCATTATGTGTCAATCGATCTTAAATACACAATGACGCTGTCACCTTTGACAAAGGAAGATCTCAAACGCTTACATTGA
- a CDS encoding substrate-binding domain-containing protein, with protein sequence MKKLMALALSSVMVLGLAACGQQKDTKATKPAETKQAEKKQEETKVAESKADTKTAATEKPVVWWNRQPSNSTTGELDMEALNFNKNTYYVGFDANQGAELQGEMIKKYIEKNGEKLDRNKDGIIGYVLAIGDIGHNDSVARTRGVRKALGTAVEKDGVILHDAVGTNVDGKATVVKDGEMEIGGKKYIIRELASQEMKNSAGATWDAGTAGNAISTWSSSFGDQIDIVASNNDGMGMAMFNGWSNANKVPTFGYDANTDAVAAIKDGYGGTISQHADVQAYLTLRVLRNVLDGGNMKAGIDEADDAGNVLTKDVFKYVEKERSFYALNVAVTADNYQEFLDATKPYEPASKQLDEAKHPKKKIWLNTYNSADNFLGSTYKPLLQKYDKLLNLEVEYVDGDGQNESNITNRLGDPAAYDGFGINMIKTDNAASYTQLLK encoded by the coding sequence ATGAAAAAGTTAATGGCGTTAGCCTTAAGCTCCGTAATGGTATTAGGTTTGGCAGCATGTGGCCAACAGAAAGACACAAAGGCAACTAAGCCTGCTGAAACAAAACAAGCTGAGAAAAAACAAGAAGAGACTAAGGTTGCTGAGAGCAAAGCTGATACAAAGACTGCTGCAACAGAGAAACCAGTCGTATGGTGGAACCGCCAACCATCCAACAGCACAACAGGCGAATTAGATATGGAAGCTTTGAACTTCAATAAGAACACTTATTATGTCGGCTTCGATGCTAACCAAGGTGCTGAGCTACAAGGAGAAATGATTAAGAAATATATTGAGAAGAATGGCGAGAAGTTGGACCGTAACAAAGATGGTATCATCGGTTACGTTTTGGCTATCGGCGACATCGGTCATAACGATTCAGTTGCTCGTACACGTGGCGTACGTAAAGCTTTAGGTACAGCTGTTGAGAAAGACGGCGTTATCTTACATGATGCTGTTGGTACAAACGTTGATGGTAAAGCAACGGTTGTTAAAGATGGCGAGATGGAAATTGGTGGTAAGAAGTACATCATCCGTGAATTAGCTTCTCAAGAAATGAAGAACTCTGCTGGTGCTACATGGGATGCTGGTACAGCTGGTAACGCTATCAGCACATGGTCATCTTCTTTCGGCGATCAAATTGATATCGTCGCTTCCAACAATGATGGTATGGGTATGGCTATGTTCAATGGCTGGTCCAATGCTAACAAAGTTCCAACATTCGGTTACGATGCTAACACAGACGCTGTCGCAGCTATCAAAGATGGTTACGGCGGAACAATCAGCCAGCACGCTGACGTACAAGCTTACTTGACATTGCGTGTTTTGCGTAACGTTTTGGACGGCGGAAATATGAAGGCCGGTATCGACGAGGCTGATGATGCTGGCAACGTTTTGACAAAAGATGTTTTCAAATATGTTGAAAAAGAGAGATCATTCTACGCTTTGAACGTTGCTGTTACAGCTGATAACTATCAAGAGTTCTTGGATGCTACTAAGCCATATGAGCCAGCTTCTAAGCAATTAGACGAAGCTAAACATCCAAAGAAGAAGATTTGGTTGAACACATACAACTCCGCTGATAACTTCTTAGGTTCTACATACAAGCCATTGTTGCAAAAATACGACAAGCTCTTGAACTTAGAAGTTGAATATGTTGATGGCGATGGTCAAAACGAGTCCAACATTACAAACAGATTGGGTGATCCAGCTGCTTATGATGGTTTCGGCATTAACATGATTAAGACTGATAACGCAGCTTCTTATACACAATTACTCAAGTAA
- a CDS encoding RsmD family RNA methyltransferase gives MRVVSGKAKGTKLVAPKSDKTRPTLDKTKEALFSILFNLAPDLFTEPGSANCLDLCAGSGQIGIEALSRGFAKATFVESARPVKAILQANLEKTHLMEQSSIRIQSVQTFLQNWQAAQKEAEPEAQPEKELEAEQKVELEAKQGTKLKTELETQLEAKLDRKEFAYELIYCDPPYRLAAKLNALVLDYAAKGLLAKNGILVLEQASETPHISAKDGLSLVREQVYGLTRLCFYMWEA, from the coding sequence ATGCGTGTAGTGAGCGGTAAAGCTAAAGGAACAAAATTAGTAGCACCCAAAAGTGACAAAACTAGACCGACATTGGATAAAACGAAAGAAGCTTTGTTTAGCATACTCTTCAATTTGGCACCAGATCTATTTACAGAGCCAGGTTCGGCTAATTGCTTGGATTTGTGCGCTGGAAGTGGGCAAATTGGCATAGAGGCTTTGAGCCGTGGCTTTGCCAAGGCAACTTTTGTTGAATCAGCGCGCCCAGTTAAGGCAATTTTGCAGGCAAATTTAGAAAAAACACATTTAATGGAGCAAAGTTCTATCCGTATTCAGTCAGTGCAGACTTTCTTACAAAACTGGCAGGCTGCTCAGAAAGAAGCTGAGCCAGAAGCTCAGCCGGAAAAGGAGTTAGAAGCTGAGCAAAAAGTTGAGCTAGAAGCCAAGCAGGGAACTAAGTTGAAAACAGAGTTAGAAACTCAACTAGAAGCTAAATTAGACAGAAAAGAATTTGCTTATGAGCTGATTTACTGTGATCCACCCTATCGCTTAGCTGCCAAACTGAATGCTTTGGTGTTGGACTATGCCGCTAAAGGTCTATTAGCTAAGAATGGTATTTTAGTCTTAGAGCAAGCGAGTGAAACACCTCACATTTCAGCCAAAGATGGACTTTCACTTGTTCGAGAACAAGTGTATGGACTTACACGCTTGTGCTTTTATATGTGGGAAGCTTGA
- the coaD gene encoding pantetheine-phosphate adenylyltransferase — protein MQETGRRIWLYPGSFDPFTLGHLSIVKQASLHADKLIIAILQHPLKKSVFTVEERKAIIEKSVADLPNVEVVADNCLLVDLYRRFAASAIVRGVRNFRDWEYERDYALANQNFISDCQFVYLAAPANLTYVSSSLVRELLLYNKDISNLLAPNVAPIVTFMWNEKVK, from the coding sequence ATGCAAGAAACAGGCAGAAGAATTTGGCTATATCCAGGCAGCTTTGACCCTTTTACATTGGGCCATTTGAGCATAGTGAAGCAAGCAAGCTTGCATGCGGACAAGTTGATTATTGCTATATTGCAGCATCCCCTCAAGAAGAGTGTTTTCACAGTCGAAGAGCGGAAAGCTATTATTGAAAAAAGCGTCGCTGATTTACCAAATGTTGAGGTAGTAGCCGATAATTGCTTACTGGTTGATTTGTACCGCCGTTTCGCTGCATCTGCTATTGTGCGTGGTGTTAGAAATTTCCGAGATTGGGAGTATGAACGTGATTATGCTTTAGCTAATCAAAATTTCATTTCAGATTGTCAGTTCGTTTATCTAGCAGCCCCAGCTAATTTGACTTATGTTAGCTCGTCTTTGGTACGTGAATTGTTACTTTATAACAAAGACATAAGTAACCTTTTAGCACCTAATGTCGCGCCAATCGTAACTTTTATGTGGAATGAAAAAGTTAAGTAA
- a CDS encoding sugar ABC transporter ATP-binding protein: protein MSDVEAKVILSIRGMSKTFGRNRVLDHINLDVKQGTVMGLMGENGAGKSTMMKCLFGTYQKDEGEIQLDGEPVNFSNPKAALENGIAMVHQELNQCLDRNVMDNLFLGRYPTNKLGVVDQGRMKRQALELFRSLDMTVDVTQPMRKMSVSQRQMCEIVKAISYKAKVIVLDEPTSSLTVQEVAKLFSMMRKLRKQGIAFVYISHKMDEIFEICDEVSVLRDGHLVMTKKMAETNMNELISAMVGRSLEKRFPVVDNEPKDYIFSVQHLSTKYEPRLQDISFDVREGEIFGLYGLVGAGRTELLETIFGIRTRAAGRVYYKDKLLNFNTSKEAMSNGFALITEERKANGLFLKGDLTFNTTIANLPQYRSGPILSDSKMVKATNNEIKVMRTKCMGSSDLISSLSGGNQQKVIFGKWLERRPKVFMMDEPTRGIDVGAKYEIYELIIKMAKAGTTVIVVSSEMPEILGITNRIAVMSNGRLAGIVNTKETNQEELLRLSAKYLYNEGV from the coding sequence ATGTCGGATGTAGAAGCGAAAGTCATTTTGTCGATTCGGGGTATGAGCAAGACATTCGGACGTAACAGAGTTCTGGATCATATCAATCTTGATGTAAAGCAAGGCACAGTCATGGGCTTGATGGGTGAGAATGGTGCAGGCAAGTCAACAATGATGAAATGTCTGTTCGGTACTTACCAAAAAGATGAGGGCGAAATTCAACTTGACGGTGAGCCGGTTAATTTCTCTAATCCTAAGGCGGCTTTGGAAAATGGTATTGCAATGGTCCATCAGGAGCTTAACCAGTGCTTGGATCGCAACGTCATGGATAATCTGTTTTTGGGACGCTATCCTACGAACAAACTGGGAGTTGTTGACCAAGGACGTATGAAACGGCAGGCATTGGAGCTATTCCGTAGCTTAGATATGACGGTGGATGTCACGCAACCGATGCGCAAGATGTCTGTTTCGCAGCGCCAGATGTGCGAAATTGTTAAAGCAATCTCCTACAAAGCAAAAGTAATTGTTTTGGATGAACCAACGTCATCCTTGACAGTGCAGGAAGTAGCTAAGTTGTTCAGCATGATGCGCAAATTGCGTAAGCAAGGTATTGCATTTGTTTATATCTCCCACAAGATGGATGAGATATTTGAAATTTGCGATGAAGTATCAGTGCTTAGAGATGGCCATCTAGTTATGACGAAGAAGATGGCTGAAACGAATATGAACGAGCTCATTTCGGCGATGGTTGGACGCTCACTCGAAAAGCGTTTCCCAGTCGTTGACAATGAACCGAAGGATTATATTTTTAGCGTGCAGCATCTTTCAACTAAGTATGAACCGCGCCTACAGGATATTAGTTTTGATGTGCGTGAGGGCGAAATCTTTGGCCTATATGGCTTGGTTGGTGCTGGTAGAACAGAGTTACTTGAAACTATTTTCGGAATTCGTACGCGTGCCGCTGGCCGTGTCTATTACAAAGACAAATTGCTCAACTTTAATACGTCTAAGGAAGCTATGTCGAATGGCTTTGCCTTGATTACAGAAGAGCGTAAGGCGAATGGCTTGTTCCTGAAAGGCGATTTAACTTTCAATACGACAATTGCTAATTTACCACAATATAGGTCAGGTCCTATTTTGTCGGATAGCAAGATGGTGAAGGCAACGAACAATGAAATCAAAGTCATGCGCACTAAATGTATGGGTAGCAGCGACTTAATTTCAAGCTTGTCAGGTGGCAATCAGCAGAAAGTTATTTTCGGCAAATGGCTAGAAAGACGGCCTAAAGTCTTTATGATGGACGAGCCGACACGTGGTATTGATGTCGGTGCCAAATACGAAATTTATGAATTGATTATCAAAATGGCAAAAGCAGGTACAACCGTTATCGTTGTTTCATCTGAAATGCCTGAGATTTTGGGTATTACCAATCGCATAGCTGTCATGTCAAATGGCCGTTTAGCAGGCATTGTTAATACCAAAGAAACTAATCAAGAAGAGCTTTTGCGCTTGAGTGCAAAATATTTATACAATGAGGGAGTTTAA
- the recG gene encoding ATP-dependent DNA helicase RecG encodes MTKDEYAKRTAYLEKHGLAPALAASVTSIPGVNQRRRQQLAKLGVYSVLDLLRYFPKRYEDWQASSKLSESTAKASEQVLIGQLVSPLRLSYKGRLSYIRSQLDDGTGRIDVIWFNQPWLVKQLHLNTTYVFRGKIKQQGYRASLQNPRVKAYHENAVSESKLPVELAAIRSEIKAKQAAAKAELANFTELVNGERTASQIELATPENIPLYEPAFSATDEANNDVEAELRKTHVANQPVYGLTANLSNVNLQTLQAKALKQAIEYIPEILPAWLKEKYKLADSKFTYEQIHFPKDEQSLALARRRLAFEELFLLQLALQTLHRHDASKQAERVLLTDADKQKLAQFEQALPFTLTKGQSEAKDTILADLAAETACNRLLQGDTGSGKTVVAAYAMLACYLAGKQAVLMAPTQILAKQHYDSLRKLWQNCIPEAKIALATGNLTAKNRRELAKKIAQGEVSLVIGTHAVLNEKWQWPALALAVTDEQHRFGVNQRLSFLHDKQLYPHLLVMSATPIPRSLALVLYGDLNISVIAERPAKRKKILTYMANNQKMPKIYEYLQMMLAQGSQAYWICPLVKEDSSEASEETENGDTSKQASDLMAASTRQAKLQADFPELNIGLVHGKLKDAEKNQIMADFYAGKIDVLVATTVVEVGVDNPNANFMVIENAERFGLAQLHQLRGRVGRSDKQALCILLSEQASLKAKQANSIAYQRLVTLCSSDDGFYLANQDLKLRGPGDFFGVRQHGLPEFKLANLYDDKELIAETQAAVQELLKQDADLSSDDAKYLQAAIAWYYPDLEDNVVL; translated from the coding sequence ATGACTAAGGATGAATATGCAAAAAGAACGGCCTATCTAGAAAAACATGGTCTAGCGCCAGCTTTGGCAGCCAGTGTTACTTCTATTCCAGGGGTTAATCAACGGCGCCGCCAACAACTAGCCAAGTTGGGGGTATACAGTGTGCTTGATTTGTTGCGCTATTTTCCCAAACGTTATGAAGATTGGCAAGCTAGTTCGAAATTATCCGAATCAACAGCTAAGGCGAGTGAGCAGGTGTTGATTGGTCAGTTAGTCAGCCCACTTAGACTGAGTTACAAGGGGCGTTTGAGCTATATAAGAAGTCAGCTTGATGATGGCACGGGCCGCATTGATGTTATTTGGTTCAATCAGCCGTGGCTCGTTAAACAGTTACACCTTAATACTACTTATGTTTTTCGTGGCAAAATCAAGCAGCAGGGTTATAGGGCCAGCTTGCAAAATCCGCGTGTCAAAGCTTATCACGAAAATGCTGTAAGCGAGTCAAAGTTGCCAGTTGAATTGGCAGCCATTAGATCTGAAATAAAGGCTAAGCAAGCGGCAGCCAAAGCAGAATTAGCTAATTTTACAGAGTTAGTTAATGGTGAAAGAACAGCTAGCCAGATTGAATTAGCTACACCTGAGAATATTCCGCTCTATGAGCCAGCTTTTTCAGCTACGGACGAGGCGAACAATGATGTTGAAGCTGAATTAAGAAAAACACATGTGGCAAATCAGCCGGTGTATGGCTTAACGGCTAATTTGAGCAACGTTAATCTGCAGACTTTACAAGCTAAAGCTTTGAAACAGGCAATTGAATATATTCCTGAAATTTTGCCAGCTTGGCTGAAAGAAAAATATAAATTAGCCGACAGCAAATTCACCTATGAGCAGATTCATTTTCCAAAAGATGAGCAGAGCTTGGCCTTAGCTAGACGTCGCTTAGCGTTTGAAGAATTGTTTTTGCTCCAGCTAGCTTTGCAGACCTTGCATCGCCATGATGCAAGCAAACAGGCAGAGCGAGTATTGCTGACAGATGCAGATAAGCAAAAATTAGCTCAATTTGAGCAAGCGTTACCTTTTACTTTAACAAAAGGGCAAAGTGAAGCAAAAGACACCATTCTAGCCGATTTGGCTGCTGAAACAGCTTGTAATCGCTTGCTGCAAGGCGATACTGGTAGTGGTAAAACGGTGGTGGCAGCCTATGCGATGTTAGCTTGTTATCTAGCTGGCAAACAGGCTGTTTTGATGGCGCCAACCCAGATTTTGGCTAAGCAACACTACGATTCTTTACGTAAACTTTGGCAGAATTGCATACCTGAGGCTAAAATTGCTTTGGCGACAGGTAATTTGACGGCCAAAAACAGACGTGAACTAGCGAAAAAAATTGCGCAAGGTGAAGTGAGCCTAGTTATCGGGACGCACGCTGTTTTGAATGAAAAATGGCAATGGCCAGCTTTAGCGTTGGCTGTGACGGATGAACAGCATCGCTTCGGCGTGAATCAGCGCTTAAGCTTTTTGCATGATAAACAGCTTTATCCACATTTGCTTGTCATGTCCGCTACGCCGATTCCACGCTCTTTAGCACTTGTTTTGTATGGTGATTTGAACATTTCCGTCATTGCTGAACGACCAGCTAAACGCAAAAAGATTTTGACATATATGGCTAATAACCAAAAAATGCCCAAAATCTATGAATATTTGCAGATGATGTTAGCACAAGGCAGTCAGGCTTATTGGATCTGCCCGCTTGTTAAAGAAGATAGCTCTGAAGCTTCGGAAGAGACTGAGAATGGCGATACTAGCAAGCAAGCTAGCGATTTGATGGCAGCCAGCACGAGACAAGCTAAATTACAGGCAGATTTCCCTGAACTTAATATCGGCCTAGTACATGGCAAGCTGAAAGATGCGGAGAAAAATCAGATCATGGCTGACTTTTACGCAGGTAAAATCGATGTCTTAGTGGCAACTACGGTGGTGGAAGTGGGTGTGGATAACCCCAATGCCAATTTCATGGTGATTGAAAATGCTGAACGCTTTGGCCTAGCCCAGTTACATCAGCTACGCGGTAGAGTTGGCCGGAGTGATAAGCAAGCTTTGTGTATTTTGTTAAGTGAGCAGGCTTCCTTAAAAGCCAAACAGGCCAACAGTATTGCTTATCAGCGCTTGGTGACCTTGTGCTCCAGTGATGATGGCTTCTATCTGGCAAATCAAGATCTGAAATTGCGCGGACCTGGTGATTTCTTCGGCGTTAGACAGCATGGCTTGCCTGAATTTAAGCTGGCCAATTTGTACGATGATAAAGAGTTGATTGCAGAAACGCAGGCAGCTGTGCAAGAATTATTAAAGCAGGATGCGGATTTGAGTTCAGATGATGCTAAATATTTGCAAGCAGCTATTGCCTGGTATTATCCTGATTTGGAAGATAACGTTGTGCTCTAA
- a CDS encoding D-alanine--D-alanine ligase family protein, whose product MDKQRQEFDFKGECLAYGYNSAFSLDMIKGKHILLLFGGRSTEHMVACRSAQFIAQALAKLPIKLSLVGITETGEFLPYPFNGELDSASWEKIARNELAKRKIEPSLVTSPRAFLTALSQDASPIDLVFPVLHGVNCEDGAIQGLLRLANVPFVGSDILASACGMDKVTCKELLEVKGLPVVPWLAYERQRLKYDMEEVVKELEQAIKYPVFVKPSNAGSSVGASRVNNREELLLALAEASRFDRLVLVEKCKRVRELECAVLGNSPYYLTGPVGEIIVKTDNAVYDYQTKYFSNQASEACIPSPLAPELARQIQDYAIDICKYLQVSGLSRVDFFLDKDDNKLYVNEINTFPGFTSISLFPKVFAKAGIKAEELCVRLLCLALEDYANKQREEQIKA is encoded by the coding sequence ATGGATAAACAACGACAGGAATTTGATTTTAAGGGTGAGTGTTTGGCCTATGGCTATAATTCAGCTTTTTCTTTGGATATGATCAAAGGCAAACATATTTTGCTTTTATTTGGTGGTCGTTCCACCGAGCATATGGTTGCTTGTCGTTCGGCTCAGTTCATAGCCCAAGCACTGGCCAAATTGCCTATCAAATTGTCACTGGTTGGCATCACTGAAACTGGCGAGTTTTTACCCTATCCTTTTAATGGTGAATTAGACAGTGCAAGCTGGGAGAAAATAGCTAGAAATGAGCTAGCTAAACGCAAAATAGAACCTAGCCTTGTGACGAGCCCACGTGCCTTTTTGACAGCTTTAAGCCAAGATGCGAGCCCGATTGATCTTGTTTTCCCTGTTTTGCATGGCGTTAATTGCGAAGATGGCGCAATCCAAGGTTTATTGCGCTTAGCCAATGTACCATTCGTTGGCTCTGATATATTGGCTTCTGCCTGTGGCATGGATAAAGTGACGTGCAAGGAACTTTTGGAGGTTAAAGGGCTTCCAGTTGTGCCATGGCTTGCCTATGAAAGGCAAAGATTGAAATATGATATGGAAGAAGTTGTGAAAGAGCTTGAACAAGCTATCAAATATCCAGTCTTTGTGAAGCCATCTAATGCCGGATCATCAGTTGGGGCAAGCCGAGTTAATAATCGCGAGGAATTACTTTTGGCCTTAGCTGAGGCAAGCCGCTTTGACCGCTTGGTACTTGTGGAAAAGTGCAAGCGGGTGAGAGAACTTGAATGTGCAGTTTTAGGCAATAGCCCTTATTACCTGACAGGACCAGTTGGCGAAATTATCGTCAAAACCGACAATGCTGTTTATGATTATCAGACGAAGTATTTTAGCAATCAGGCATCGGAAGCTTGCATACCTTCACCATTAGCCCCAGAATTGGCTCGCCAAATTCAAGATTATGCAATTGATATTTGTAAGTATTTGCAAGTGAGTGGCTTATCGAGAGTCGATTTCTTCTTAGATAAAGATGATAACAAGTTGTATGTGAATGAAATAAATACTTTCCCTGGCTTTACATCAATTAGCCTTTTCCCGAAAGTTTTTGCCAAAGCTGGTATTAAAGCAGAGGAGCTTTGTGTACGCTTGCTTTGTCTAGCTTTGGAGGATTATGCTAATAAGCAACGAGAGGAGCAAATTAAGGCATGA
- a CDS encoding ABC transporter permease subunit, producing the protein MAEKEQILTLEAEEKLRQPISEYLGKIQTRVDALRKNGTDKVLFYQTQVDALKRDKSLSNEKRTAEIAENQAELTKALQVEQANKAEVDKLISEGEAYLDEHYRKDYYQHVLISTKAEKEQENAEYVQVKADLAKQHQQNLKSLKDNQEIKDENYVYKNRLFDAKLQHEKNLQNIKDRRHDAYTYKYHLIDLLRMSKFTLKQTYEQRFENYWYNFNIRSFLLKNGLYIAILLVFIALSSITPIVKNTQLLTYNNILNILQQASPRMFLALGVAGLILLTGTDLSIGRMVGMCMTVATIIMHKGVNTGRVFGIAFDFTNLPIGVRMILALFMCVILCSLFTVIAGFFTARFKMHPFISTMANMLVIFGVVTYATKGVSFGAIEPAIPKLIIPTIGGFPTIILWAVAAIIVVWFIWNKTVFGKNLFAVGGNPEAAAVSGISVFWVTMGAFVLAGVLYGFGSWLECARMVGSGSAAYGQGWEMDAIAACVVGGVSFTGGVGKISGVVVGVVIFTALTYALTILGIDTNLQFVFSGIIILTAVTLDCLKYVRKK; encoded by the coding sequence ATGGCTGAAAAAGAGCAAATTCTCACGTTGGAAGCTGAAGAAAAGCTGCGTCAACCAATTAGTGAGTATCTAGGAAAGATCCAAACTAGAGTCGACGCTTTGCGCAAAAATGGTACAGACAAAGTGCTGTTTTACCAGACACAGGTTGATGCGCTTAAGCGTGATAAGAGCTTGAGTAATGAAAAGCGAACAGCTGAAATTGCTGAAAATCAGGCTGAGCTGACTAAGGCTTTGCAAGTTGAACAAGCAAATAAGGCTGAGGTTGATAAGCTGATTTCAGAGGGTGAAGCTTATCTTGATGAGCATTATCGCAAAGATTACTATCAGCATGTACTCATCAGCACAAAGGCTGAGAAAGAACAAGAAAATGCTGAGTATGTCCAGGTAAAAGCGGATTTAGCTAAGCAACATCAGCAAAATTTGAAAAGCCTAAAAGATAATCAAGAGATTAAGGACGAAAATTACGTCTACAAGAACCGTTTGTTTGATGCGAAGTTGCAGCATGAGAAGAATTTGCAGAATATCAAAGATCGTCGCCATGATGCTTATACTTATAAGTATCATTTGATCGACCTCTTACGTATGTCCAAGTTCACCTTAAAGCAAACATATGAACAGCGCTTTGAGAATTATTGGTACAACTTTAATATTCGTTCGTTCTTGTTGAAGAACGGTTTGTATATCGCAATTTTGCTCGTCTTCATTGCCTTGAGCAGCATTACACCAATTGTTAAAAATACACAACTTTTGACTTACAACAATATTTTGAATATTTTACAGCAAGCATCTCCGCGTATGTTCTTAGCTCTCGGTGTTGCTGGCTTAATTCTGTTGACAGGTACGGATTTGTCAATTGGCCGTATGGTTGGTATGTGTATGACAGTTGCGACTATCATCATGCATAAGGGCGTTAATACTGGTAGAGTATTTGGTATTGCCTTTGACTTTACTAATTTGCCAATTGGTGTGCGCATGATTCTAGCCTTGTTTATGTGCGTGATCTTGTGCTCGCTCTTCACAGTAATCGCTGGTTTCTTCACCGCTAGATTCAAGATGCATCCATTTATTTCTACAATGGCTAATATGTTGGTCATCTTTGGTGTCGTTACTTACGCAACGAAAGGTGTTTCGTTCGGTGCTATTGAGCCAGCAATTCCGAAGCTTATTATTCCGACTATTGGCGGCTTCCCAACGATTATTCTGTGGGCTGTAGCAGCAATCATTGTGGTATGGTTCATTTGGAACAAGACTGTGTTTGGCAAAAACTTGTTTGCTGTCGGCGGCAACCCTGAAGCTGCGGCTGTTTCTGGTATTTCAGTTTTTTGGGTCACGATGGGTGCGTTCGTACTCGCTGGCGTTCTTTACGGCTTTGGTTCTTGGTTAGAATGTGCGCGTATGGTTGGTTCAGGTTCTGCTGCTTATGGTCAAGGCTGGGAGATGGATGCAATTGCTGCTTGCGTTGTCGGTGGCGTTTCATTCACAGGTGGTGTCGGTAAGATCTCCGGCGTGGTTGTCGGTGTGGTCATTTTCACGGCATTGACTTATGCTTTGACAATTTTAGGTATTGATACCAACTTACAGTTCGTCTTCTCAGGTATAATTATCTTGACAGCTGTAACGCTCGATTGCTTGAAGTATGTTCGTAAAAAATAA